Part of the Mycteria americana isolate JAX WOST 10 ecotype Jacksonville Zoo and Gardens chromosome 10, USCA_MyAme_1.0, whole genome shotgun sequence genome, TCTGTTCTATCCCATGGAGAAAGGAGGGAGTGAAAGAATCTAATTCCCTCTTTCATACCAGATGTATGTTTATTTTCCGGTTTCCCTGTTTTAATTAAGACTATGCCCTAAAGTTCTGTGACTGTAGCCAGAGCTCCACAAAATTTAGTAATGCCAACAGCTGAGGTTTCTTAGTCAGAAACGATTTTAACTTAGTTAGGAAggagtttcattttctttgtccCAGTCAAAGGTCTGCACTGTTTCAACAGTTCCCACAGACACGCTTATCTTAGCCTGTATCTCTGTTTGCATCAAATGATGTATCTGAAATCATTTGAAGGGACTGTTCCTGAACAGGACTTATTAAGACTGGGAATAGGTTGGATTTTCTGTTAAAATCCTTAAGGAAGAGACTTTCTCGCACTCTGCAGGCTGAGTACAGTGTTTCAGGAGGAAGTCATGTGGAATCACTTGGGATTCTAGCCACACCGGAAATGTTAATGTttaagagagaaacagaagcaaacagaTAACTGGTTTTGTTAGGTGATTCATTGCTGCTTGGTCTATACATGGCAAATGACTGTGTGTTTCAAAATTCAttctggagcagagatttccatttaaaaagtagCCCATTAGCCTTTGATTTTCCTGACTAAAGCATTCCGTTGGGGATTATCCATCCATCTCTCTACTGGGTGGGCCTAGCTGCAGTAACTGAGAATTTCTGCTCATTAGGGCTCTCTGAATGTACACCTTCTCCAAGACCATTTTCAAACGCTTGCCAGAGCAATTAGTTCTTTTTCCCCAATAAAGGAGTTTGCTGGTGAAAAGAGGCTAGCAGGACATGAAGGGTGGCTAATTATCTACAGATTGGATACAACCCAGATACCAACAGTGCAAATTGCCCTTCTTCCCACAGTCTGCCCTGTCCCGGCTTGAGTTCACTCTCGTTAACCTTTTAAACAAGGCTGCTGGTGAGGATCCCTCTTCATTCCATGTGCAACTCTGTTGGATTTTTGGGTTTGagggttttggggagggagaggagtgaTAAAAGCATCTGCTAAACAATTTCACTGCTGACAGGATTCAGCATTACTGTGAGCTAGCAAGGGCAAAGAACTACTAGATATGATGAGCCAGGGTCTCTACGGgcaatattgaaatatttacaaaGGGCAGTTAGTTAGCAGAACTCCTGATGCAAGTTGTAAGCCTAATTTATACTCTGAGCCTTCAGAAATTCTGCTTCCTTCTTCTCACAGAAAAGCCTTGTCAGTAGTCCTTTTTTTACTGTCTGATCTACCATGAAAGAACTGATCAGTTTTACTCATTCTTTTCCACCTCTGCTTCCTGAAGTTAGGCTTTGTAATTCATATTTAGGTGTCTAAATAGAAGTGATCTGTTTTGGGAGATTGCTGAGCACATGCAAATTCTGATAAAATGAATGTGAATGGCAGATATATATTCTATAGATAAATATATAATGGAACATATGTTCTAATAGTCTTACTGAAGTTGACGAAGATTTCTTGAATAGAATTTAGCAATAATAATACAAATTTGGGCTCTGTATTCATGACGTTGAACTCCCCTTAAAATATACAAAAGCCCCTAATTCCTACCAACTTCATCAAGAGCTGAATACTGAATATGCTTAGTGCCTTGTTGGatatgaaagaaattacaaagtTCCAGAAAGCCTGTAATATTGACAGGAATGTCAGTTCTTACAAACCAAGCATACTAGCAATAACTGCAACAAAGTGATCTCCCTATCTGGTTGGGTTACATGCCAGCACGGATAACAAAGAATAGAGGATTAACTGAAAATAGCTTCATCTTGAAAAGTGAGCTGATCTCTTTTCAAGCCCCACAGTATTGTATTCAGTTTTATATTCCCAACACTGGTGATTGTTATGGCTGTCTGAGTAGGAGTGGTGATGGACTGAACAAACGTGTGACCAACCAAACAGTAATATAAACCCACTGCTGCTCTAGAAATGAGCAAAGAGATTTCACCGCATTTTCAGTTCCAGTAATTGGTTATTTGTAACAAATTGCTTTTTCGAAGTAACTTTGCCTTTGACTATCTGGAGACCTACATGGCAGAAAAACCTGTCAGGCTTCACCGAACAGAGTTACTGAGAACCGCCGTCCATGGAGACATAGAATACAGAATTGGACAAAGCCCTGAAAAATGTCCCCCACCTTGGGGACAACCATTCACTTGCAGTAGTGTGACTAGCCTGCTGAATTTTATAATGCTCTTACTGTGCCCATCACAATTTTATCCACAATAAAAGCGCGGGTTTCTGTCACGCTGGTTTAGTACAATAGAATACAGAACAAACTTTTCAATATCAGTATTTTAGCTGTTCTCTTATTTTCAACCAATTTGCTCTGACCCCTCTCCATTCCACATTACTGCTTACCTGTGATATGTTACTGACACAGTGGAAATTTCTCCTGTGCCTGGTACATTCCCCGGCAGTCAGAGAGGTTTCTGCCTGTACATTGAGAAACAGCCACACATTAAAACAAAGCTCCAAGTAGCTAACAGTACTGTATGAGTGTTTGCTCTGTCTGCTCCTTATTCTCAGTTTTCTAATCTCACACCTCTTGGTTTTGACGGCAGGATGACACTGACAGCATATGCTGCCAAGAGCAGATAAACCGTTCAATCTACTGGGCAGATGGCTTCGTTTTTGTTTACTCCATCACAGACTACGAGAGCTATCGAGTCATCCGTCCCCTACACCAGCACATCCGCAAGATTCACCCGAATGCTAACATTCCCCTGCTTCTGATGGCTAACAAAGGAGACCTCCTGCGAGCCAGGCAGGTGTCCTCCAAAGAAGGACTCCAGCTGGCCAGTGAACTAGGAGGTACTTACTATGAAGTCTCAGCCCGGGAGAACTGTGAAGGAGTGCATGAAGCCTTCCAGCAGCTTTGCCAGGAGGTCAGCAGGATGATTGGGAGCTGCAATGGAGAGAAACGAAGAGGCCTCCACCTTGTCCGACCCAAGTCTCCAAATATGCAGGACTTGAAGAGACGTTTGAAACAGGCTCTGACTTCCAAAGGGAAATCTGCCACTACACTTTGATGTAGGCAACAGAAATTGTTCTCCACAGccctgaaaaaaaggcaagaaaataagcTGGTAATAAGGGGTGTTGCTGAAATTCAGCAATCAGGTTGTGTGAGAAGctctttcattttgtctttacATCTCCCTTAAAAATCCCGTACTCATTCAGCAAAGGAACTTACAGAATTTGCTTTTTGGAGCAAGAATTTAgaaactgtgatttaaaaaatagattgtcccaaattatttcctttttgaaaggcACACAGTCAAATAGTTTAGGCTTAAAATGtggattttattaataaaaataattaaatcctgCTTTTAAGAGAATTGACTTCTCTTGGGGATGGTTGTATGCCCAAACGTAGGCAATAAGCTATGGCAAGGCACGAGGAGAGTGACGTGACCTATACTGAGCAAGCAAAATTTACCAGATTTGCTTAGTCACAGGACtggtaaataaaggcaaaaagtAAATGAAGAGCATAAATAGTGAAAAGTAGTAATTGAAAGCTTTTAAATTGCAGTCTAGAAAGTGTTAGTAGCAACTTGGGGAGAGATTTGTTCATATGCAAGCTTTAGCCTTACAGTGTCTCTTTAaagggagattttaaaaaaatcactattttttcagattatttttctttaaacacataTTGGCTGTTTCTGAAGGTGATTATATGGGCAAAATACATACTTGTAGCAGCATTTTGTAGTCAGTTTCTCAATGGTgtacttctcatttttctgtaggTTTCCTACATGGCAATGAGAGAGGGACAAATAGAGCAGTGTggtttaaaatctgaaaaaaaatggactgTATTAATCAAGAGCAAGGAGGTGACCTAAAactatttaactttttttttccccaaacgaGTTAGATTTCAAGTTCAagatgctgttttaaagaaacaaggCCTTCACATAAAGTACATTTAATTCattagatcttttttttaaagaagaaaaggttttatgATGCCTGAAATTGCTGGCTTCGGGAATTCATCATTTTGTTATTTGCCTTAAGACCAGACTTTGCTCAATACCTCGCAATGCATCCCAATCACCAATCTATCAATACATATTCACCGGCAGCATCTCACTGCATTGTCTCAGCATGTACAAAGGGATTTGAAGCTGTATTCTGTGAGCTGGCCTGTTTTATGGTAGCAATAACAACAACATGAAGCATCCATCATTCTATTCTCAATGAGAGTGGAAAGAAACTGGGTTGGACCATGTAAAAGTCATGATGCAACaatcttttctttaaacagaCCATACGAGCAGTTCACAGGACCATGAAATGAAGTAGAGCTCAATGATTTACACTCAGGAACTCAGAAGGGAAAACCCTAGTTTGATGGCTATAGAAAAATACTCCCAGCTGCAGTTTCAGCTGGCAATACTGAGCTAAATCAACCTTTTACTCATTATGagcagcaaaaatgtaaattGAGTCTGATGAGTATTTATATAGCTCAGGgcttgaaaatgtattttgtattcttCTTGTCCCTATATTAGACAGCTCTAGTCATGATTTTCCTTATCACCTGGATATGCTCTATCTACAGCtcactttctgttttatttattgttttccacAGCTGGTCATCTGAGAATGTCTTGTGTtctgattaatttaaaattcttttattcaCACAAAAGAActgcaccttttaaaaattagtttcaaTTGGTagtaggaggggaaaaggaaagttAGATTATCCCAACAGGGACTCAAACAATAACAGAGGATTTCTACTTTAGCTTATGGTTAATTAACAATTTGATGTTTGAGCAGTGCCATTATTCATTGCAGGCACTTTGGTATGGCATTTTTTAGCacagaatttcagtattttaaattactaaTAGCATAGCTCAAATATTGAATCTAAAGATTCAATAACATGAAATAGAGCAAAGAGTTTGCAAGAGAGAcacaaactgaaaactgtttaCATTGGAAAAATGATCACTAATTTTGAAtagcaattaaatattttacCATCCCAGTACTGTATAACAAGGGctaaatttgctgaagaaaatttGCTGGCAACATTTGTTTTCACAAGAGCCTAAGAGAATTAGGTGCTCTAGCTTGTTAAATTTGTTTGTAACTTACTCTTTCAGCTCTAATCCTTTCTTATTTGGGAAGAAAGTTCAACAAATTTCAAACCTg contains:
- the LOC142415162 gene encoding ras-like protein family member 11A-like; translated protein: MRLISQDTMSQYSTNFLLLPIPEYPVLDCVPNKIIKLVVLGGSSVGKTALVVRFLTKRFIGDYEANTGALYSRKFTIDGEQISLQVQDTPFVSLEDDTDSICCQEQINRSIYWADGFVFVYSITDYESYRVIRPLHQHIRKIHPNANIPLLLMANKGDLLRARQVSSKEGLQLASELGGTYYEVSARENCEGVHEAFQQLCQEVSRMIGSCNGEKRRGLHLVRPKSPNMQDLKRRLKQALTSKGKSATTL